attgacatttagtgttattactgtttggataatattttcctctaacattttgccttttgtattatatatatcatatctgattttccttctttctacactcttttccatatctctctcttctgtctttttgtatctgactctaatgctccctttagtatttcttgcagagctggtctcttggtcacgaattctttcagtgactttttgtctgagaatgttttaatttctccctcatttttgaaggataattttgctggatataggagtcttggttggcagtttttctcttttagtattttaaatatatcatcccactgtcttctagcttccatggtttctgctgagaaatctacacatagtcttattgggtttcccttgtatgtgatggattgtttttctcttgctgctttcaagatcctctctttctcattgacctctgacattctaactagtaagtgtcttggagaacgcctatttgggtctaatctctttggggtgcgctgcacttcttggatctgtaattttaggtctttcataagagttgggaaattttcagtgaaaatttcttccattagtttttctcctccttttcccttctcttctccttctgggacacccacaacacgtatatttgtacagttcatattgtccttgagttccctgataccctgttcaaatttctccattcttttccctatagtttctgtttctttttggaattcagatgttccatcctccaaatcactaattctatcttctgtctctttaaatctatcattgtaactatccattattttttctatgtttgctactttatccttcacttccataagttctgcgatttgttttttcagtttttctatttcttctttatgttcagcccatgtcctcttcatgtcctccctcaatttatcgatttcatttttgaagaggttttccatttctgttcgtatattcaggattagttgtctcagctcttgtgtctcatttgagctattggtttgttcctttgactgggccatattctcaatcttttgagcgtggacagttatcttctgctgctggcgtctgggcatttattcagatttctctgggtgttggacccagcaaggttgtaagatttttctgtgaaatctctgggatctgtttttcttatcttgcccagtacgtggcgcacgtggcacacgtttgtctcaagtgtttggaatgggtctcccccagtcaccgatctccgtggcctggggctttcggatccaaatctctccgttggttcaggggccgcgcgtggtgggggcgtcagctgccgcggcttgaggggaccctgtggctggttgcgggccgcagcgggcctgggggattccccaccggaccaggaagcctcccgtgggggggggggcttccgcggcttggatagccctcctatctgagactcgtatccgcggactcgaagcagagactcgaagccgcccgcaaaagaggggtgccacctgcctcggcttgggaaacttgcttctccaatactctcagccggcccggaaaggggggagggagtagctcggaccaccgcagctgccgctgatcgggagatcgcacgccgctcgggggtctcactgcagccgagtctcgcagtcagtctagccagcccagactttgaatagccctctgatccgggactcgtagccgcggacttaaagccgagactcgaagccgcccgcaaaagaagggcgccgcctgcctcggcttggggaacttacttctccgatactctcagccggcccgggaaggagggagggattagctcggaccgccgcagctgcggccgctcgggggtctcgccgcagccaagactcggaatcaggcttgccagcccagactttggatagccctctgatccgagacttgtagtcgcggactcgaagccgcccgcaaaagtgtggcgccggccgccttggctgggaagcttgtctctccgagtctctcagccagccccggaaggagggagggattagctcggaccgccgcagctgcggctgcttgggaaatcgcccgccgctcggggatctcagtcaccgcagctgagtttcgcagtcagactagccagcccagacttggttacgctgtgtgtccattccctgctgtagccccgggagttgttttgtactgtttctgttcacctattagttgatttggagtcggaggaactaagacgcatgtaccttactaagacgccatcttggatcccaaTCTACAATTCTATCTTTGGAGCAACTGTGCAAGGTAGTCCCAAAGCCTGGAGAGACAAAGAACTAAGGTGAATATTGATGCCCTAGAGAAAACGTCATTTTGGCTGTCTTCCTGTCTTCTCACCCTAAAGCAGAATCTTCGAGGTATCAAATCACACTGACCAGCACAGCAAGTCTAATTAGTCTTAACATTTCtagaaaagaattttaatattaGGTAGCttcaaaataacatttatagAATATATGTGTCTTAAGTTGTCAGAATTGTCATGACAAATGCCATGCGATGAATTGGTTTAAACAACGGGAACGTACTGGCTCACACTTTTGAGgtagaagaaatccaaaatcaagatacagGCAAGACTTACTTGCTGGTGCTGGTGGAGGCAATTCTTGGAGCACCTTAGCTTGTCTCTATCTCTGTCATGTGGCTTTCTTTACTGACTCTGTGACCTCCTGATTCTCTTTATAATGCCACCATTAATATAGTAAAGACCCATCCTTAATCGattgggccacaccttgactgaaaacaacatcttcaagaagTCCTACTCAGAATGggtttacacctacaggaatgcaGTTTAAGATTAAGAAGACATGTCTGCTAgggtgcataattcaacctaccacaacaCGCAAACCATAAAGTGTGAAACAATCAACACTACAACAATCAACCATCAACCTGTGCTCACTATTAATTATAAGAACAGAAAAacattgctgttatttttttgaattttattgtagtagcatatatttaacataaaaatttccattttaaccattttaaggcTGCAATTCagcagtattaattacattcacaatgttgtgctaccttccCCACCATCTTTTACCAAAACTCTTTAATCACAGAAACTAACCGTTAAGAAATAACTCTCCATTGCCCCTCCCCTAAGCCCCTAtaagtcattatttttttaatgtgtgtcttccaaatctagtttttctttccttctcagaGGTAATCATCAtcctgaatttttttcctttctttttcttttttttttttaaagatttatcatGTTTTCACATTGCTTGGTTTTGTGTGTTTTAGAACCTTATATATACAGAACCATATGGTATATATTCTTATTGACATATTTTTTCATCTAAAGTCATATTTCTGAGGTTCCATGCTGTTGATGTAgctgtagttcattcattttcacttcTATATGATATTTCATTCCATGAGTACGTtagaattttatttatacattttaatattgaaGGATATTCTGTTCTGCTTTCTCTTTGCCAACTCTaaacagtgctgctatgaatattcttgaATATGGACCTAGTATGTGTGAGAGATTTTTGTACCATCTATACAaggaatgatgtttaatttcaaCTTTACCAGATAACACCAAATTAGTTCCCAAAGggattgtaccaatttacattccaaCTAGCAATGAGTTAATTGTTCTCTTTGCTTCACATTCTTGGTATCATCATGCTAACTTCTGTCAATCTGGTGACATGATAGCCAGCAAGAAAATGCAGACCTCAGCCTtacaaccacaaggaactgaGTTCTGCCAATAACCATGTGAGCTTAGAAGAGTTACCTCCTCCTTTTAGATatcttttttctccaaaatggaatgcagcctggctgacaccttgattgcACCTTGTGAGTCCCTGAGCAGGGGACACCGCTAAGCTGTGGCTGCATCCTGATACGCAGAAGCCGAGATAATAAGTGtacattgttttaagccactaaatctgTGTTAATTTTTTATGCAGCAACAGATAACTAATACATTGCATCCATGGAGAAAGAAATATAACCCCAACATATGATTTGGTTCTGTAGTAAGCAGAATTTGTATAGACTTTGAGAGGGCTGAGAGCTGCTTTCTTTGGTTAAACAATCCTGGTGGAAGGTTTAGATTCACTTGGCCAAGTCAGGCACCCATCCCTTGACTAATAAGTAAGTAGGAAAGCAGGTTTTGTTATAAGATGACATCTCCCATTTAACACACTTGGTTTGAGGAACATTTCCCAGGAGAGCGCTGCTGGCCTAGATGAAATAATAGATTCTGACTGTATCTGTGCAATGAGAAGAGGCAAttagcaaagaagaaaaactaaaaggagGAGATAATTTTtcgttatttgcagataatatggtTATATAAAATCAGCCGAACATTTAGTAAGAACAGCATGACAATCCAACAAGATAATAAATATGaagatcaatataaaaaaaaagtacagtttaatacattaataataagttataaaagagaaggtCCATTCAAAAAATTACCAACAAATAAACCTCAGTAGAAATCTGTAGGATCTGTGTGGTCTTAGTTTTCCAGACTGAAATGATAAATACCACACCTcagttggcttaagcaacaggaatttattggctcagttttggaggctagaagtccataATCAAGGCGtcggcagggccatgctttctccatgAACTGggtagcattctggggctggcttgctgcaatccttggggctccttggcttcaTCTCTTCCTCCCATCACATGGCGATCTCTCTTGCAGTTTcagttgacttctggcttcttcttgtGGCCTTCTCCTACTGCCTGCATCCGAATGTCCTCTCTTTATGAGGTCTCTTATATGGATCAAGACCTAccctggccacaccttaactaataaaaacatcttcaaaggtgtTATTCACCATGGGTTCATCCTCAGAAGAATGCATAAGATTCAGTCCACTACATATATAAACCAGATTTTAATTTGAGACAGCCCACTACTTGGTTAGCTGTTGTGAAGGATCATATGACTGTAGCATtctaaataaatgcttatttcatgagataaaatatttgaagggTGAATTCACACTATGATTATAGCTTGGTATGGTTTCCTTTCTTACCAGTACCTACATTTTACTCCTTGATTCTCAAAATTTAATGTGCACAAGAATtaataacctgccaaaccccaaccaggaccattccagtcaatcctaaagaacacctatagcaatatataagattccacaagggttccatgcacgggggtaactttccagaaacctgcaatttccagatgggtccctggtccagataagtcctgaaacctagagggccaaacctctccagaacatcagatagctccatctccctatcccatattagtgacagacccttccaacatgaaaaagttagaacggctTAGcgcaaacacccttaaagagagggaaagaaagatcaaaggtgatggtggaattatacaatataggatttaacaaataaatataacttctgaatcactaaattgatatttcctttagtctccagtatcttagagcagctagaagtaaaaacctaaaactgtggagttgtaacccacgtcaaagtctaaaatatgtaccacaactaattgtggtgctgtgctttgaaatttattgcttttctgtatatatgttatatttcacaaaaagaaagtaaaaaagctgtttgaggtgataaaaaaaaatacctattccttctagcctcctatatatttggagcagctagaaggaaaaaatctgagaggatcatattgtaacccatgacaaactctgggatctgtcctgtagctacttgttgaagagtgctttgaaaactcttgcttttttatttctttgcttcgtatatatgttatattataaagttaaaaaaatttttaatgttcacAAGAATTACCTGAGAGTGTTTATTGAAAGGCTTATTGCAAATACTACCCTAAGAGATTTCATTTCAGTACCTCTGAGTAGAACATTTTCACTTAGAAAAACACTGCTTCAACTCAAGGGAAGGAATCTCAGATGGTAGCATCTCGGTTCTATCTGGAGATCAGTGGAAGAGATGTTCTGGGGCGTGAACTTTTTCTGGCAATTCTCAAATTATGTCAGGATATTGGGCACTGCATGGACTCACTTCTGGTTCTAGGATTACTTACAACCAGGGACTACTTTCATATCTAGTGCTTGTATGAGGTTATATGTGAGGAAACTTAAGGTTTATACTCAACTTTGTGTGTCTTGCATGCTTCCTCTGAGTTTTCCCTTATGTTCAGTGCAATCTGGGAGGGAAGTACGGAAGGTAGCAATGGCGTCAAGAATAAGTAGAAGGAGTGGCAAGGAGGGCCCTGTGATATTGTCTCTGAGAATGGAAGATGCACAGCTGTTGTGCTGCAGAATATGCTTATTTCATTGTTTGGCAAAGGTTAGTCAGGTCTCAATGAACCAGAGCAGAAGAACAGAATGGAAACCATGACACCCACCCCACCATAGGTTTGGGCTTCCTCCAAAACCATTTCCCTTCTGTATGTGGACACAGTAGGCTGGGGAGAGGATATAAGTAAGTGAGGTGACCCTGAAGAAATGGCCATTCTTGAGCTTTTTGCCTCTGCTCTTGATTAGACCTCTTGATTAGACTTCAGTTCCATGGGAGGCTTTGAGGGGCATCTGTTCCCAGGACTGTCTCTCTTCTTCTATGGACTTTATCATGCTCGATTGGTGTCCAGGGCCTTGATATGCAACACTCCTGTCCAGTATCCCCCACGAAGTCCTTGGAGCAAGGGAAGATGGGCCAGGCTGCAGCAAATATACTATGTTGGGTTAATGAAGATATTGAGCGCCTGCATTTTAGTAGCTCAAGAGGTGCATAGCGTTCATGGGAAGTTGGTACTTATCAGCAAGATATATCATCAGAGAAACTTTTTGTACCGCAAACAGTGGCAGCATCTCACTATATATACGACTTATTTCCTGAGTGGGTGTGCAGACATAATAAGCCAGAACCTTCTGCCCCAGAGGTGTTCTGCTATGGAGCAAGGTGCCCAAGTTCTGGGCATTTTTGTGTTTCTTCCCCTGATGCTGTCGCACATGCAGGACGTAGAAGGAGTGGAACTGCAGGCTCACGTCCTGCTCACCCAGGCCTCGTTCTTCCTGATGCTCGTTGTGACCGCAGAGCTGTGGGCTCCCAACATGCCTCAGATCTGGATGATGAAGGCCTTTTTTTATATGATGTTAGGCTCTTGGCTGATACAGATCGCCTTTATGCTGTACAAACCAATCTCTGGCTATAAATGGATGGATGATGACAAAAATGACATTATGTTTGTCACCACGTCTTT
This is a stretch of genomic DNA from Tamandua tetradactyla isolate mTamTet1 chromosome 4, mTamTet1.pri, whole genome shotgun sequence. It encodes these proteins:
- the LOC143678893 gene encoding transmembrane epididymal protein 1A-like, producing the protein MGGFEGHLFPGLSLFFYGLYHARLVSRALICNTPVQYPPRSPWSKGRWARLQQIYYVGLMKILSACILVAQEVHSVHGKLVLISKIYHQRNFLYRKQWQHLTIYTTYFLSGCADIISQNLLPQRCSAMEQGAQVLGIFVFLPLMLSHMQDVEGVELQAHVLLTQASFFLMLVVTAELWAPNMPQIWMMKAFFYMMLGSWLIQIAFMLYKPISGYKWMDDDKNDIMFVTTSFCWHVILTAILMLWIHGFSFVWYRYIR